A stretch of the Pedobacter sp. MC2016-14 genome encodes the following:
- a CDS encoding tagaturonate reductase: MILSKSNLTTINSGNVVIPAENLFNLPEKVLQFGTGVLLRGLPDYFIDKANKQGVFNGRIAVVKSTSKGSTAEFDDQDSLYTLCIRGIENGEDVEENIISSSISRVIVADTAWADILAVAGSADLKLIVSNTTEVGIQLVEEKISQTPPASFPAKLLAVLFERYTVFNGAAAPLVVVATELIPENGKKLEAIVEELIAFNELEAGFSAWMKENVNFCNSLVDRIVPGKPDAETLKSLEAELGYTDNLLSMSEPYRLWAIEGNAKVAELLDFAKVDEGVVITEDIELYRELKVRLLNGTHTLSCGIAYLSGIETVTTAMKQVELKAYIGKVMLDEIVPAIPYKIDTAVAVDFSKKVIDRFANPHIEHAWINITAQYSMKLKIRVLPVLLNYYKLKTEVPAYIAFGFAAYLKFMQPVEKEGNAYYGKLNGHNYPIADDSAAYFYEKMDLPEAEFADTILKDTQFWGADLNTLPGFIAAVEENYQSIVKEGMNAALLGLTSSIKIN, translated from the coding sequence ATGATCTTATCGAAATCCAATTTAACCACTATAAATTCCGGGAATGTTGTTATTCCTGCTGAAAACCTCTTTAACCTTCCTGAAAAAGTCCTGCAATTTGGAACCGGCGTTTTGTTGCGTGGTTTGCCAGATTACTTTATAGACAAAGCCAATAAACAAGGTGTATTTAATGGCCGTATCGCTGTTGTAAAGTCGACCTCCAAAGGCAGTACTGCAGAATTTGACGATCAGGATAGCTTGTATACACTATGTATCCGGGGTATTGAAAACGGAGAAGATGTAGAAGAAAATATCATTTCTTCTTCTATTAGCAGGGTAATTGTTGCTGATACCGCATGGGCCGATATATTGGCTGTTGCAGGCAGTGCAGATTTGAAACTTATTGTTTCTAATACTACAGAGGTAGGAATTCAGCTTGTAGAAGAGAAAATCAGTCAGACACCTCCGGCTTCTTTTCCTGCAAAATTGCTGGCGGTATTGTTTGAAAGGTATACCGTATTTAACGGCGCAGCCGCTCCACTGGTAGTGGTAGCTACAGAGCTTATTCCTGAAAATGGAAAAAAGCTGGAAGCTATTGTTGAAGAACTTATTGCGTTTAATGAATTGGAAGCAGGTTTTTCTGCCTGGATGAAAGAAAATGTAAACTTCTGTAATTCGTTGGTAGACAGGATTGTTCCTGGTAAGCCAGATGCTGAAACTTTAAAAAGCCTCGAGGCTGAACTTGGATATACTGATAACTTGTTGAGCATGAGCGAGCCATATCGTCTGTGGGCAATTGAAGGTAACGCTAAAGTGGCTGAATTACTTGATTTTGCTAAAGTAGATGAAGGTGTTGTGATTACAGAAGATATTGAATTGTACCGCGAGTTAAAAGTGCGTTTGTTAAATGGTACACACACCTTAAGCTGCGGAATTGCTTATCTTTCTGGAATTGAAACCGTAACAACAGCCATGAAACAGGTGGAACTTAAAGCCTACATCGGTAAAGTAATGCTGGATGAAATCGTCCCAGCTATTCCTTATAAAATTGATACCGCTGTAGCTGTTGATTTCTCTAAGAAAGTAATTGATCGTTTTGCAAATCCACACATTGAACATGCCTGGATAAATATCACAGCTCAGTATTCTATGAAATTAAAAATCAGGGTATTGCCGGTATTGTTAAACTATTACAAATTAAAAACTGAAGTTCCTGCTTACATTGCTTTTGGATTTGCTGCTTACCTTAAATTTATGCAGCCTGTAGAAAAAGAAGGAAATGCATATTATGGAAAATTAAATGGGCATAATTACCCAATTGCCGATGATAGCGCCGCTTATTTCTACGAAAAAATGGATTTGCCGGAGGCAGAGTTTGCAGATACAATTTTAAAAGATACCCAGTTTTGGGGTGCCGACCTCAATACTTTGCCGGGCTTTATTGCTGCGGTTGAAGAAAACTACCAATCTATTGTGAAAGAAGGAATGAATGCAGCGTTATTGGGATTGACAAGTAGTATTAAAATAAACTAA
- the kduI gene encoding 5-dehydro-4-deoxy-D-glucuronate isomerase produces the protein MKLIQAVHSEDFISYPTAKIRERFLLDNLKELDKANFAYAHYDRMITGLIHPGTEEVVLGNYDILRAEYFLERREMGIINVGGKGSIEADGVSYDLNKLDALYLGKGVKEVKFSSVNAAEPAVFYALSAPAHTTYPTTHLAHADAFSAQLGSLETANERKIVRYIHKDGIQSCQLVMGLTILSNGSVWNTIPPHTHERRMEVYFYFDVEEEHRVFHYMGEPQETRHIVVANHEAVLSPTWSIHAGSGTKNYSFIWGMAGENLDYADMDVVAVKDVK, from the coding sequence ATGAAACTTATACAAGCGGTACATTCTGAAGATTTTATATCTTATCCGACAGCAAAAATCAGAGAGCGGTTTTTACTGGACAATTTGAAAGAACTTGACAAGGCAAATTTTGCTTACGCCCATTATGACAGGATGATTACTGGTTTAATACATCCTGGTACTGAGGAAGTTGTTTTAGGTAATTATGATATTTTAAGAGCTGAATACTTTTTAGAACGACGCGAGATGGGCATCATCAACGTTGGTGGTAAAGGAAGTATTGAGGCTGATGGTGTAAGCTATGATTTAAATAAACTGGACGCCCTATACTTAGGAAAAGGTGTTAAAGAAGTGAAGTTTAGCAGCGTTAATGCTGCCGAACCTGCTGTATTTTATGCCTTGTCGGCACCTGCACATACTACTTATCCTACTACTCATTTGGCACATGCAGATGCTTTTTCTGCGCAGTTGGGTAGCTTGGAAACTGCAAACGAGCGTAAAATTGTTCGCTATATTCATAAAGATGGCATTCAGAGTTGCCAACTGGTTATGGGATTAACCATTCTTTCTAATGGTAGCGTATGGAATACAATTCCCCCACATACGCATGAGAGAAGAATGGAAGTTTACTTTTACTTTGACGTGGAAGAAGAGCACCGTGTATTCCATTATATGGGTGAACCACAGGAAACCAGACACATTGTAGTGGCTAACCATGAAGCTGTATTGTCTCCAACATGGAGCATTCACGCAGGAAGCGGAACTAAAAACTACAGTTTTATTTGGGGTATGGCTGGTGAAAACCTTGACTATGCGGATATGGATGTTGTAGCTGTAAAAGACGTAAAATAA
- a CDS encoding glycoside hydrolase family 88 protein, whose amino-acid sequence MKVFFKAAIICSLSVAGIQQTIAQTKPLSEQMAATVMDIWKDSVEMEPGKPVKWAYDQGVILEGIDAIWKRTGNPAYFQYIQKSMDFFVTDQGTINRYKQQDYNIDNVKNGRSLLTLYKVTGQLKYFKAATLLWEQLQKQPRTKEGGFWHKKVYPYQMWLDGLYMGEPFYAEYAALVKNDAAFDDIANQFIYMENHARDVKTGLLYHGWDESREQKWADQKTGNSPNFWARAMGWYGMALVDALDYFPAKHPKRPALVAILNRMTKAVAKYQDAKTGLWYDVLDKQTAKGNYVEASASSMFVYYIAKGVRKGYLPETDFKIAAAGYKGIEKEFIEAGVKAGQVNLKGTVSVSGLGGKPYRDGSYDYYMSEKVVTNDPKGVGAFLLAAEEMEYAAVPKPGKGRLVLLDSYFNNELKKDQSGNMLSWHYKWEERGNNGFSMWDGLFNSAGFKTSTLYAAPTLENLKKASVYIIVDPDTKKETEKPDFVAPADVKNIVNWVKNGGVLIMMANDTGNAELDHFNVLGAEFGIKFNNDSKNRVVKSLFEMGSVPVPPGHAVFKTATKLYIKEYSSLNLSASAVSVLNDKDGDVVMASAKLGKGTVFAIGDPWLYDEYVDGRKLPAAFDNFKAAADLVNWIGKQLK is encoded by the coding sequence ATGAAAGTATTTTTTAAAGCTGCGATCATCTGTTCGCTTTCTGTAGCTGGAATACAGCAAACGATAGCGCAAACTAAACCTTTATCAGAGCAGATGGCTGCTACGGTAATGGACATCTGGAAAGATTCTGTAGAAATGGAGCCAGGTAAACCGGTGAAATGGGCCTATGATCAAGGTGTAATTTTAGAAGGAATTGATGCCATTTGGAAGCGGACAGGAAATCCTGCCTATTTTCAATACATACAAAAGAGCATGGACTTTTTTGTCACGGATCAAGGGACGATTAACAGGTATAAACAACAGGATTATAACATTGATAATGTTAAAAATGGTCGTTCGTTACTCACACTTTACAAAGTTACCGGACAACTAAAATATTTTAAAGCGGCTACGCTGTTATGGGAGCAGCTGCAGAAACAGCCGCGAACTAAAGAAGGTGGTTTTTGGCATAAAAAAGTATATCCTTATCAAATGTGGCTGGATGGGCTGTACATGGGAGAACCTTTTTATGCGGAATATGCCGCATTGGTAAAAAATGATGCTGCTTTTGACGATATCGCCAATCAGTTCATTTATATGGAAAATCATGCACGTGATGTAAAGACAGGTTTGTTGTATCATGGCTGGGATGAAAGCAGGGAACAGAAATGGGCAGATCAGAAAACAGGGAACTCGCCAAATTTTTGGGCCAGGGCAATGGGCTGGTATGGAATGGCACTTGTTGATGCCTTAGATTATTTTCCTGCAAAGCATCCAAAAAGGCCGGCTCTAGTTGCCATATTAAATAGAATGACTAAAGCGGTTGCTAAATACCAGGATGCCAAAACAGGTTTGTGGTATGATGTATTGGATAAACAAACTGCTAAAGGAAACTATGTTGAGGCTTCGGCTTCCAGCATGTTTGTATACTACATTGCAAAAGGAGTTAGAAAAGGTTATTTGCCAGAGACTGATTTTAAAATAGCAGCCGCAGGTTATAAAGGAATTGAAAAAGAATTCATCGAGGCTGGTGTAAAGGCAGGTCAGGTGAATTTGAAAGGAACGGTTAGTGTATCCGGATTGGGTGGTAAGCCTTATCGGGACGGCAGTTATGATTATTACATGAGTGAGAAGGTGGTTACCAATGACCCAAAAGGAGTTGGCGCCTTTTTGCTTGCTGCCGAAGAAATGGAGTACGCCGCAGTGCCAAAACCTGGAAAAGGCAGGCTGGTGCTACTGGATTCTTATTTTAACAATGAGCTTAAAAAAGACCAGAGTGGAAATATGCTTTCATGGCATTACAAATGGGAAGAACGTGGAAACAATGGCTTTTCAATGTGGGATGGATTATTCAATTCTGCTGGTTTTAAGACTTCCACGTTATATGCTGCACCTACCCTTGAAAATTTAAAGAAAGCATCCGTTTATATTATTGTAGATCCGGACACAAAAAAAGAGACCGAAAAACCAGATTTCGTTGCTCCGGCTGATGTGAAAAATATTGTGAACTGGGTTAAAAATGGTGGCGTACTGATTATGATGGCGAATGACACCGGGAATGCTGAACTGGATCATTTTAATGTACTGGGGGCAGAATTTGGAATCAAATTTAACAATGACAGTAAAAACCGTGTGGTAAAAAGCCTGTTCGAGATGGGTAGTGTACCAGTGCCGCCTGGTCATGCTGTTTTTAAAACGGCTACAAAATTATATATTAAAGAGTACAGCAGTTTAAACCTTTCTGCTTCTGCTGTATCTGTATTAAATGATAAGGATGGTGATGTGGTAATGGCATCGGCTAAACTAGGTAAAGGAACTGTATTTGCCATCGGCGACCCATGGTTGTATGATGAGTATGTAGATGGAAGAAAACTTCCTGCAGCATTTGATAATTTCAAAGCTGCGGCTGATCTGGTAAACTGGATTGGCAAACAACTCAAATAA
- a CDS encoding SDR family oxidoreductase — translation MDAFSLKDKVVIVTGGTGVLGNSFINAVVEAGGSVGILGRNADIANERADAINKAGGKALALVADVMQEDQLIECRTKILDHFGRIDGLVNGAGGNQPEGVLMPNEDLFNMNLAGMKKVMDLNLWGTVIPTQVFGESIAATGNGSIVNISSMNSKRAISRVLGYNLGKAGVDYYNQWFAVELANRYGDKIRMNAIAPGFFLTEQNRKMHLTPEGGYTERASMVVAQTPFKRFGNPDELKGAVVWLLSDASKFVTGTMICVDGGFSVFGGV, via the coding sequence ATGGACGCATTTTCATTAAAAGATAAGGTTGTTATTGTAACCGGTGGTACAGGAGTTTTAGGTAATTCTTTTATCAATGCCGTAGTGGAAGCTGGCGGTAGCGTGGGTATTTTGGGCAGGAATGCCGATATTGCAAACGAAAGAGCAGATGCCATTAATAAAGCCGGTGGTAAAGCATTGGCCCTTGTAGCAGATGTAATGCAGGAAGATCAGCTGATTGAATGCAGAACTAAAATACTGGATCATTTTGGCCGTATAGATGGTCTTGTAAATGGTGCTGGTGGTAACCAACCTGAAGGGGTATTGATGCCAAATGAAGATTTGTTTAACATGAACCTTGCCGGTATGAAAAAAGTAATGGACCTTAATTTATGGGGTACTGTTATTCCTACGCAGGTATTTGGAGAAAGCATTGCGGCTACTGGAAACGGAAGTATTGTGAACATTTCTTCTATGAACTCAAAGAGGGCCATTTCCAGGGTACTAGGCTATAATTTAGGTAAAGCAGGTGTAGATTATTACAACCAATGGTTTGCGGTAGAACTGGCAAACCGTTATGGAGATAAAATACGCATGAATGCCATTGCGCCAGGTTTTTTCCTGACAGAACAAAATAGAAAAATGCATTTAACGCCTGAAGGCGGATATACCGAGCGCGCCTCGATGGTAGTGGCACAAACTCCTTTTAAACGTTTTGGCAACCCTGATGAATTAAAAGGTGCTGTGGTTTGGCTATTGAGTGATGCCTCTAAATTTGTAACTGGTACCATGATTTGTGTGGACGGTGGTTTCTCTGTATTTGGAGGAGTATAG
- a CDS encoding glycoside hydrolase family 28 protein, translating into MNIFKIALPGLMLLGSFQVNAQSPAGKKGYSFENLPVIATPKFKNDTLNIVKYGAVNDGTTLNTAAINKAIVDCNKKGGGVVLIPEGLWLTGPIELKSNVNLHLAKNSLLQFTKDFDQYELVKSDWEGLPQMRNQSPIWANNEQNIAITGYGIVDGGGDAWRMVKKDKLTETQWKKLVSSGGIVSEDKKLWYPGEKTFKGSKVKDAGVISPEKTPEFYASVKDFLRPNLLVLNGCKKILLEGVTFQNSPAWNLHPLMCEDLTVRNVYAKNPWYAQNGDGIDVESCKNVLIEGSTFDVGDDGICIKSGRDEAGRKRAKPTENVVIKNCTVYHAHGGFVIGSEMSGGAKNIFISDCTFIGTDIGLRFKTTRGRGGVVEAIYAKNINMKDIAGEAILFDMYYAAVDPIALNGEKRDAPKVVLIPVTEKTPVFRDFHINNVVCDGASKAIFIRGLPEMSISDIFMDNIIVKADEGIDIQEAKNVQMNNVKVHLAAGKQLMSIVNGKGILMDKKPVK; encoded by the coding sequence GTTAAATACGGCGCTGTTAACGACGGCACTACTTTAAATACGGCTGCCATTAATAAAGCAATTGTAGATTGTAATAAAAAAGGTGGGGGAGTGGTATTGATTCCTGAAGGTTTATGGCTCACTGGTCCAATTGAGTTGAAAAGCAACGTTAACCTACATTTGGCTAAAAATTCATTGTTACAATTTACTAAAGATTTTGATCAGTACGAACTGGTGAAAAGTGACTGGGAAGGTTTGCCTCAGATGCGTAACCAATCTCCTATTTGGGCTAATAATGAGCAGAACATCGCTATTACTGGTTACGGTATTGTTGATGGGGGTGGTGACGCCTGGCGAATGGTTAAAAAGGATAAATTAACAGAAACCCAATGGAAAAAACTTGTTTCATCAGGCGGGATTGTTAGCGAAGATAAAAAGTTATGGTACCCGGGTGAAAAGACTTTTAAGGGATCAAAAGTAAAAGATGCTGGTGTAATTTCTCCAGAGAAAACTCCAGAATTCTATGCCTCTGTTAAAGATTTTTTAAGACCTAATCTTTTGGTACTTAATGGCTGTAAGAAAATCTTATTAGAAGGTGTAACCTTTCAAAATTCACCAGCCTGGAACCTGCATCCATTAATGTGTGAAGACCTGACGGTAAGAAATGTATACGCTAAAAATCCATGGTATGCCCAGAATGGCGACGGAATAGATGTAGAATCCTGTAAAAATGTACTCATTGAGGGCAGTACGTTTGATGTAGGTGATGATGGCATTTGTATCAAAAGCGGAAGGGATGAAGCAGGTAGGAAACGTGCTAAGCCGACTGAAAATGTGGTGATCAAAAATTGCACAGTATATCATGCGCACGGTGGTTTTGTAATAGGAAGTGAAATGAGCGGTGGGGCTAAAAATATCTTTATCTCCGACTGTACTTTTATTGGTACCGATATCGGTTTAAGGTTTAAAACTACCCGTGGAAGAGGCGGTGTTGTAGAAGCGATATATGCAAAAAACATTAACATGAAGGATATTGCGGGTGAGGCCATACTATTTGACATGTATTATGCTGCAGTAGATCCAATAGCATTAAATGGTGAAAAAAGAGATGCACCAAAGGTAGTGCTGATCCCGGTTACGGAGAAAACACCTGTATTTAGGGATTTTCATATCAACAATGTAGTTTGTGATGGCGCTTCTAAAGCTATCTTTATCAGAGGACTTCCTGAAATGAGCATCAGCGATATTTTCATGGACAACATTATAGTTAAGGCTGATGAGGGAATAGACATTCAGGAAGCTAAAAACGTGCAGATGAACAATGTGAAAGTACATCTGGCTGCCGGGAAGCAGTTGATGAGCATAGTGAACGGTAAGGGTATATTGATGGACAAAAAGCCGGTTAAATAA
- the uxaC gene encoding glucuronate isomerase, giving the protein MKKFLDENFLLNNDTAVTLYHEYAKGMPIIDYHCHLLPNQIAEDKNFENLTQVWLYGDHYKWRAMRANGVDESYITGDKSDWEKFEKWAETVPYTLRNPLYHWTHLELQRYFDVYDILSPATARKIYDECTAKLQTPEYSVRNMMRKMKVEAVGTTDDPIDDLSYHQQIKADGFEVKILPAFRPDKAMNADDLPALMTYIGKLEEVSGMSITDFEGYLAALKSRHDYFAANGCSLSDHGLEQLYAEDYTESELEAIFSKILSGSELSAQEVLQFKSAMLVYFAHWDHEKGWVQQFHLGALRNNNARMLANLGPDTGLDSIGDFSQAQSLSKFMNKLDSTDQLAKTILYNLNPADNDLFATMIGNFNDGTVAGKIQFGSGWWFLDQKQGMISQLNSLSSMGLLSRFIGMLTDSRSFLSYPRHEYFRRILCNLLGEDVENGEIPEDMELLGKMIQDICYTNAKNYFNF; this is encoded by the coding sequence GTGAAAAAATTTCTGGACGAGAATTTCTTATTAAATAACGACACGGCGGTTACTTTGTATCATGAGTATGCTAAGGGAATGCCGATTATAGATTATCATTGCCACCTGTTGCCGAACCAGATTGCGGAAGATAAAAACTTCGAAAACTTAACCCAGGTTTGGTTGTATGGCGATCATTACAAGTGGCGTGCAATGCGTGCCAACGGTGTTGATGAATCTTACATCACCGGAGATAAGAGCGATTGGGAGAAATTTGAGAAATGGGCAGAAACCGTTCCTTATACTTTACGTAATCCGTTGTATCACTGGACGCATTTAGAATTGCAGCGTTATTTTGATGTTTATGATATTTTATCTCCTGCAACAGCACGGAAAATTTATGATGAGTGTACCGCGAAATTGCAGACTCCAGAGTACTCTGTGCGTAACATGATGCGGAAGATGAAAGTGGAAGCTGTAGGCACCACAGATGATCCTATTGATGATCTTTCTTACCACCAGCAGATTAAAGCTGATGGATTTGAGGTGAAAATCTTACCAGCATTCCGTCCGGATAAAGCAATGAACGCGGATGATCTTCCTGCTTTAATGACTTACATTGGCAAACTGGAAGAAGTTTCCGGAATGTCTATTACTGATTTTGAAGGTTACCTGGCTGCGCTTAAAAGCAGACACGATTATTTTGCTGCAAATGGCTGTTCTTTGTCCGATCACGGATTAGAGCAACTGTACGCTGAAGACTATACAGAGTCAGAATTAGAAGCTATTTTCTCTAAAATTCTTTCAGGTTCAGAGTTGTCTGCGCAGGAAGTGTTACAATTTAAATCTGCTATGCTGGTTTATTTTGCACACTGGGATCATGAGAAAGGCTGGGTGCAGCAATTTCACCTGGGTGCATTAAGAAATAACAATGCAAGGATGCTGGCAAACTTAGGTCCGGATACAGGTCTGGATTCTATAGGTGATTTTTCTCAGGCCCAGAGTTTGTCTAAGTTCATGAACAAACTGGATTCAACAGATCAGTTGGCTAAAACCATACTTTACAACTTAAATCCCGCAGATAACGATTTATTTGCAACCATGATCGGAAACTTTAACGATGGTACAGTTGCCGGTAAAATCCAGTTTGGATCGGGCTGGTGGTTCCTGGATCAGAAACAAGGAATGATCAGTCAGCTGAATTCCCTTTCCAGCATGGGCTTGTTGAGCCGTTTTATTGGGATGCTTACAGATTCAAGAAGTTTCTTGTCTTACCCAAGACATGAATATTTTAGAAGGATTTTGTGTAATTTGCTGGGCGAAGATGTGGAGAACGGAGAAATTCCGGAGGATATGGAATTGCTGGGTAAAATGATTCAGGATATTTGTTATACAAACGCTAAAAACTATTTTAACTTTTAG
- a CDS encoding UxaA family hydrolase, which yields MKKNVLKVHPLDNVIVALSDLKAGETVTLQGATYVLVEDIDAKHKFFMADMAAGEEVLMYGTLVGKTQYPVRAGARMSVDNVKHAAAPYYFRPYHYEWQAPDVSKFEGMTFNGYHRSDGTVGTANYWLFIPTVFCENRNLDVIREAMHNELGYAVTEKYKSYTHQLLQAYKNGADTATLEQIPMTFEPAHPDRPFKNVDGIKFLNHQGGCGGIRQDAAVLSKLLAAYADHPNVAGVTVLSLGCQNLQVQDFTEDLKARNPLFDKPMFIFEQQQSQSEEQLISEAIRKTFEGLIEVNKLERAPAPLSKMNVGVKCGGSDGFSGISANPAVGYCSDLLVALGAKVLLAEFPELCGAEQNMIDRTKDEQAAKKFINLMQAYSQSAENAGSGFHMNPSPGNIKDGLITDAIKSNGAAKKGGTSPIEDVLDYTERAVKDGLNLVCTPGNDVEATTGKAASGATLILFTTGLGTPTGNPVCPVIKVATNNALTKRMGDIIDINTGPVIEGEKTIEEMGEDILLYCIKAASGEVIPKAVLLNQDDFIPWKRGVSL from the coding sequence ATGAAAAAAAATGTATTAAAGGTCCATCCGTTGGACAATGTAATTGTAGCCCTTTCTGATCTAAAAGCAGGGGAAACAGTAACGCTACAGGGTGCAACTTATGTGCTTGTGGAAGATATAGATGCCAAACATAAATTTTTCATGGCCGATATGGCTGCTGGTGAAGAAGTGTTGATGTATGGCACTTTAGTTGGTAAAACACAATATCCGGTAAGGGCCGGGGCAAGGATGAGTGTTGACAATGTGAAACATGCTGCTGCGCCTTATTATTTTAGACCGTATCATTACGAATGGCAGGCACCTGACGTATCTAAATTTGAGGGGATGACCTTTAACGGCTACCACCGTAGTGATGGTACTGTGGGCACCGCAAATTACTGGCTTTTTATTCCTACTGTATTTTGCGAAAATAGAAACCTTGATGTGATCCGCGAAGCCATGCACAACGAACTTGGGTACGCGGTAACAGAAAAATATAAATCCTATACGCATCAGTTGCTGCAAGCCTATAAAAATGGTGCAGATACAGCTACACTGGAGCAAATTCCGATGACTTTTGAACCTGCTCATCCAGACAGGCCATTTAAAAATGTAGATGGAATTAAGTTTTTAAACCATCAGGGTGGCTGTGGCGGAATCCGTCAGGACGCTGCGGTTTTAAGTAAATTGCTGGCAGCTTATGCAGATCATCCTAACGTTGCGGGTGTAACCGTGCTTAGCCTTGGCTGTCAGAATTTACAGGTTCAGGATTTTACTGAAGATTTGAAAGCAAGAAATCCTTTGTTTGATAAGCCGATGTTTATTTTCGAGCAGCAGCAGTCGCAAAGTGAAGAGCAATTGATTTCTGAAGCGATCCGCAAAACTTTTGAAGGATTAATTGAAGTTAATAAACTTGAGCGTGCACCTGCGCCATTGAGTAAAATGAACGTAGGTGTTAAATGTGGTGGAAGCGATGGCTTTAGCGGTATTTCCGCAAACCCTGCCGTGGGTTACTGCTCTGATTTATTGGTGGCGCTTGGCGCTAAAGTTTTGTTGGCAGAATTCCCTGAATTGTGCGGTGCAGAACAGAACATGATAGACAGGACAAAAGACGAACAAGCGGCAAAGAAATTTATCAACCTCATGCAGGCCTATAGTCAGTCTGCAGAAAATGCAGGTTCTGGTTTCCATATGAACCCTTCACCTGGTAACATTAAGGACGGACTGATTACGGATGCGATTAAAAGTAACGGCGCAGCAAAAAAAGGTGGTACCTCTCCAATTGAAGATGTACTGGACTATACAGAACGGGCTGTTAAAGACGGATTAAATCTTGTATGTACGCCTGGAAACGACGTTGAGGCGACTACAGGTAAAGCTGCAAGTGGTGCTACATTGATCCTTTTTACCACAGGATTGGGTACGCCTACAGGAAACCCGGTTTGTCCGGTAATTAAGGTAGCTACCAACAATGCGCTAACCAAACGCATGGGCGATATCATTGACATCAATACAGGTCCCGTAATTGAAGGGGAGAAAACCATTGAAGAAATGGGTGAAGATATTTTATTGTATTGCATTAAAGCGGCAAGCGGCGAGGTGATTCCAAAAGCCGTACTTTTAAACCAGGATGATTTCATTCCTTGGAAAAGAGGTGTATCTTTATAG
- the pelA gene encoding pectate lyase gives MKRFLTIAGTRYLLAYLLTFALLQGFTAYGQAADPVAENMLAYQRSYGGWPKAVDGKKVDYTKTLSDAQRIAIKADSLHEDATIDNKATSREIVYLVKAYESSKDKRFLDAVKKGVDYLFKAQYANGGWPQYYPEHNLYRGEITYNDDAMINVLNILQDIVEGANGFDVLGDTYKSKAAESVSRGVGCILKTQVIVNGKLTVWCAQYNEKTLKPAKARAFELISLSGSESVGITEFLMRLKNPSPEVVKAVKAAVVWFEKSKITGYNFVFVDDPKQPEGKDRVFIKDPASTIWARFYDIDTNEPFFTGRDSKPKKTIAEVEVERRVGYAWYGTWPAKILDKKYPKWLKLNNLLPD, from the coding sequence ATGAAAAGATTTTTGACAATTGCAGGTACCAGGTACCTTCTGGCTTATTTATTAACATTTGCGCTGCTACAGGGCTTTACGGCCTACGGGCAGGCTGCGGATCCGGTAGCAGAAAATATGCTGGCCTATCAGCGCAGTTACGGAGGATGGCCAAAGGCGGTGGATGGAAAAAAGGTTGACTATACCAAAACGCTTTCTGATGCACAGCGGATAGCCATAAAAGCAGATTCTTTACATGAGGATGCTACAATAGACAATAAGGCAACCAGTAGGGAAATTGTATATTTGGTTAAAGCCTATGAATCGAGTAAAGACAAACGTTTTCTTGATGCTGTAAAAAAAGGCGTAGACTATTTGTTTAAAGCGCAGTACGCTAATGGCGGATGGCCACAATACTACCCTGAACACAACTTGTATCGTGGCGAGATCACCTATAATGATGACGCTATGATCAATGTGCTCAATATTTTGCAGGACATTGTTGAAGGAGCTAATGGTTTTGATGTTTTAGGTGACACCTATAAATCTAAGGCTGCAGAATCGGTGAGTAGGGGTGTAGGCTGTATTTTAAAAACCCAGGTAATCGTAAATGGGAAGTTGACTGTTTGGTGTGCGCAATATAACGAGAAGACATTGAAACCAGCCAAGGCAAGGGCTTTTGAACTGATTTCTTTGAGCGGAAGTGAATCTGTGGGGATCACAGAGTTTCTAATGCGCCTGAAGAATCCATCCCCAGAGGTTGTTAAAGCGGTTAAAGCTGCTGTAGTATGGTTTGAGAAATCAAAGATTACAGGGTATAATTTTGTGTTTGTGGATGATCCGAAACAGCCGGAAGGTAAAGACCGTGTTTTTATTAAAGATCCGGCTTCCACCATTTGGGCCCGTTTTTATGATATAGATACAAATGAGCCATTTTTTACCGGCAGAGATAGCAAACCTAAAAAGACAATTGCAGAAGTTGAGGTAGAGCGTAGGGTCGGTTACGCATGGTATGGTACCTGGCCGGCTAAGATCTTGGATAAGAAGTATCCTAAGTGGTTGAAATTAAACAATCTCCTCCCTGACTAA